Proteins encoded together in one Cicer arietinum cultivar CDC Frontier isolate Library 1 chromosome 4, Cicar.CDCFrontier_v2.0, whole genome shotgun sequence window:
- the LOC101505765 gene encoding auxin-binding protein T85: MVESYFLFILISIVLASSPLPFTTGLPLVRNISEIPQDNYGRPGLSHMTVAGSILHGMKEIEVWLQTFSPGTHTPIHRHSCEEVFIVLKGSGTLYIASNSHGKYPGNPEEHIIFPNSTFHIPVNDAHQLWNTNEHEDLQVLVTISRPPVKVFIYDDWSVPHTAAKLKFPYYWDEQCSQETSKDEL; encoded by the exons atggtGGAAAGTTATTTCTTGTTCATTCTCATCTCAATCGTTCTTGCGTCTTCTCCACTCCCCTTCACCACTG GGTTACCTCTGGTGAGAAATATTAGCGAGATTCCTCAGGATAACTACGGTAGACCAGGTCTCTCTCACATGACTGTTGCAGGTTCAATCTTGCATGGAATGAAAGAG ATTGAAGTATGGCTTCAAACATTTTCACCAGGAACACACACCCCGATTCACAGGCATTCATGCGAAGAAGTTTTTATTGTTCTCAAAGGCAGTGGCACTCTTTATATTGCATCAAATTCACATGGGAAATACCCTGGAAATCCTGAGGAACACATTATCTTTCCAAACAGCACATTTCATATTCCTGTTAATGATGCTCATCAG CTTTGGAACACCAATGAGCATGAGGATTTACAAGTTCTAGTTACAATATCTCGTCCACCTGTTAAAGT GTTTATATATGATGATTGGTCCGTGCCCCACACTGCAGCGAAACTGAAATTCCCCTACTACTGGGATGAGCAATGTTCTCAAGAAACTTCAAAAGATGAACTGTGA
- the LOC101493086 gene encoding RNA demethylase ALKBH10B-like, giving the protein MAATPPSPPIDPPPTTLPTQPPPPMLVSDSFAKDAILAWFRGEFAAANAIIDALCTHLSQLSSAADYSSVFAAIHRRRLHWIPVLQMQKYHSIADVALQLRKVDENKNIVEEVRENDVVVEEERKTEAKVIEAGDEHEEYDSPESEITDSGSQENQDNSMNIDICSNHEECEXXXXXXKLTKGFSAKESVKGHMVNVVKGLKLYEDIFTDSELCKLSDFVNEIHTAGQNGDLSGETFILFNKQMKGNKRELIQLGVPIFGQIKEDTKNNIEPIPGLLQRVIDHLIQWQLLPEYKRPNGCIINFFEEGEFSQPFLKPPHLDQPVSTLLLSESTMAFGRILMSENDGNYKGPLMLSLKKGSLVVMRGNSADMARHVMCPSPNRRVSITFFRVRPDSNQCQSPTPTMTSEMTLWQPAIANPYALPNGVLSGYEGMDMMPKWGMLRGPMMMLTPMRPMALNPRKLAGGGTGVFLPWNVPSRKPAKHLPPRAQKGRLLALPSPVEPHIGESTSEPSICVEG; this is encoded by the exons ATGGCGGCTACTCCACCATCACCACCAATCGATCCACCTCCCACGACGCTTCCTACTCAACCACCACCACCAATGCTCGTCTCTGATTCATTCGCAAAAGATGCTATTCTCGCCTGGTTTCGCGGCGAGTTTGCCGCTGCTAATGCAATCATCGATGCTCTCTGTACTCATCTCTCTCAACTTTCGTCCGCCGCGGATTATAGCTCTGTATTCGCCGCTATTCATCGCCGGAGACTCCATTGGATCCCTGTTCTTCAGATGCAGAAGTATCACTCCATTGCTGATGTCGCGCTTCAGCTTCGAAAAGTTGATGAGAATAAAAATATCGTTGAGGAGGTTCGTGAAAACGACGTCGTTGTAGAGGAGGAACGGAAAACAGAGGCGAAAGTTATCGAGGCTGGTGATGAACATGAAGAATATGATTCCCCCGAGAGTGAGATTACTGATTCag GATCTCAAGAAAACCAGGATAATTCGATGAACATTGATATATGTTCCAATCATGAAGAGTGTGAA NNNNNNNNNNNNNNNNTTAAGTTGACAAAAGGTTTTTCAGCAAAGGAGTCAGTGAAGGGGCATATG GTGAATGTTGTGAAAGGATTGAAGTTATACGAGGACATTTTCACTGATTCAGAATTATGCAAGCTGTCCGATTTTGTGAATGAGATCCATACTGCTGGTCAGAATGGGGATCTGTCAG GTGAAACTTTTATATTGTTCAACAAACAGATGAAGGGTAACAAGAGAGAGCTGATTCAGCTGGGTGTCCCAATATTTGGACAGATAAAGGAGGACACAAAAA ATAATATAGAGCCAATTCCAGGACTTCTGCAACGTGTCATTGATCACCTTATTCAATGGCAATTACTTCCAGAGTACAAAAGACCAAATGGTTGTATCATCAACTTTTTCGAAGAG gggGAGTTTTCTCAGCCATTCCTGAAACCACCGCATCTGGATCAACCTGTGTCCACTCTTCTTCTATCTGAATCAACCATGGCTTTTGGGCGTATCCTCATGAGTGAAAATGATGGGAACTACAAGGGACCACTAATGCTCTCATTGAAGAAGGG GTCTCTTGTAGTGATGAGAGGAAACAGTGCTGACATGGCAAGGCATGTCATGTGTCCATCTCCTAACAGAAGGGTGAGCATCACCTTCTTTAGAGTGAGGCCAGACTCCAATCAATGCCAATCACCAACTCCTACCATGACAAGTGAAATGACTCTGTGGCAACCTGCCATTGCTAATCCTTATGCTTTGCCAAATGGAGTTCTAAGTGGCTATGAGGGTATGGACATGATGCCCAAATGGGGAATGCTTCGCGGGCCAATGATGATGCTGACCCCTATGCGTCCTATGGCGTTGAATCCCCGCAAACTTGCTGGTGGTGGTACTGGAGTCTTCTTGCCATGGAATGTCCCATCCAGAAAACCTGCAAAGCATCTTCCACCACGTGCACAAAAAGGAAGGCTTCTAGCATTGCCTTCTCCTGTTGAACCACACATTGGAGAGTCCACTTCTGAACCCAGCATTTGTGTTGAAggatga
- the LOC101506082 gene encoding probable galacturonosyltransferase-like 4: MAFGNPPPLHGLLSFILLFFSSSFLFHDHVAAAVTVTTTSIHLDVVRKPTPDVPIFREAPAFRNGDECNKESIHISMTLDSNYLRGTMAAVLSILQHSSCPENFEFHFLWARFEPQVFLSIRSTFPYLKFKIYRFESNRVRGKISKSIRQALDQPLNYARIYLSDILPGYVKRVIYLDSDIVVVDDIAKLWEVNLQGKVLAAPEYCHANFTEYFTELFWKDPELSRTFEGRHPCYFNTGVMVMDVEKWRGGGYTQKVEHWMAVQKQKRIYHLGSLPPFLLVLAGDLKSVDHRWNQHGLGGDNLEGKCRSLHPGPISLLHWSGKGKPWLRLDSRRPCSVDHLWAPYDLYRPNTHSLEE, from the coding sequence ATGGCCTTTGGAAACCCTCCTCCACTCCATGGCCTCCTGTCTTTCATCCTTCTCTTCTTCTCCTCCTCTTTTCTCTTCCATGATCATGTTGCTGCCGCAGTCACCGTCACCACCACTTCCATCCACCTCGATGTCGTTCGAAAGCCTACCCCTGACGTTCCTATCTTCAGAGAAGCCCCTGCTTTTCGCAACGGCGATGAATGCAACAAAGAAAGCATTCACATTTCCATGACATTGGACTCAAATTACCTTAGAGGAACCATGGCTGCTGTCCTCTCCATTCTGCAACATTCAAGTTGTCCTGAAAATTTTGAGTTTCATTTCCTTTGGGCAAGGTTTGAACCTCAGGTTTTTCTAAGCATAAGATCAACTTTCCCTTACCTCAAGTTCAAGATTTATCGCTTTGAATCCAATAGGGTACGAGGGAAAATCTCGAAATCGATTCGTCAAGCATTGGATCAACCTCTTAACTATGCAAGAATCTACCTCTCTGACATTCTTCCCGGTTATGTCAAGCGAGTTATATACCTTGATTctgatattgttgttgttgatgacaTTGCAAAGCTATGGGAGGTTAACTTGCAGGGCAAGGTACTAGCTGCACCAGAATATTGCCACGCGAATTTCACCGAGTATTTCACAGAATTGTTTTGGAAAGATCCCGAGTTATCTCGAACTTTCGAGGGTCGGCATCCGTGTTATTTCAATACGGGGGTGATGGTTATGGATGTGGAAAAATGGAGGGGAGGGGGGTATACGCAGAAGGTGGAGCATTGGATGGCAGTGCAGAAGCAAAAAAGGATATATCATTTAGGATCATTGCCTCCTTTTCTTTTGGTTTTGGCAGGGGATTTGAAGAGTGTGGATCATAGGTGGAATCAACATGGACTTGGAGGGGATAATCTTGAAGGAAAATGTAGGAGTTTGCATCCTGGTCCTATTAGTTTGCTTCATTGGAGTGGTAAGGGAAAACCTTGGTTGAGATTGGATTCAAGGAGACCTTGTTCTGTTGATCATTTATGGGCACCTTATGATCTTTATCGTCCAAATACTCATTCTTTGGAAGAATGA
- the LOC101506403 gene encoding uncharacterized protein, translated as MNFFKSVFSDDPDPPQPNNADPNPDSDWNFGGLIKTLTAKSESIIETYRRDLHEFSTGLKNEIEVAQDSVGEIGTTVIKGTTQIISKGKEAILAVNLDSDSDNSTTTTNRDSFSSDSKRYSRFDAQVHAIQGDVSTYTEVPEDLSEFNEWKLGFTLDGKIDEMESLFKENDAMESVYKRVVPNTIDHETFWYRYYYKVYRIKKAEDLRARLVRRISREEEDLSWDVEDDDDDRGDVDEEKYEGEAKTDIVIDKEIGGENVGKRVDTDLKIGASDSGVSDEEGRKRLSVEEVQHPGVEESKVEKRDDLSQSKELGNEMDKSVEESRVVEKAEVVQEMGSGNEVITEKAGVDKTLKLKVDDVGKKDDSAGESEERVINMETKAGDGKSSSSNNNESSVVGSQHMENEEEEEDLGWDDIEDLSSIDEKKETQSGSATASKVDLRKRLSTAEDDEDLSWDIEDDDEPDKA; from the coding sequence atgaatttcttcaaATCCGTTTTCTCAGACGACCCAGATCCTCCTCAACCCAACAATGCAGACCCCAATCCCGATTCCGATTGGAACTTCGGCGGACTCATCAAAACCCTAACAGCCAAATCTGAATCCATTATCGAAACCTACCGCCGCGATCTACACGAATTCAGTACCGGCTTAAAAAACGAGATCGAGGTTGCTCAGGATTCCGTTGGTGAGATCGGAACTACCGTCATCAAAGGAACGACTCAGATCATTTCTAAAGGTAAAGAAGCGATCCTCGCCGTTAATCTCGATTCTGATTCTGATAATAGCACTACCACCACTAATCGCGATTCGTTTTCATCGGATTCGAAGCGATATAGTAGGTTTGATGCTCAGGTTCATGCTATTCAGGGTGATGTTAGCACTTACACTGAGGTTCCTGAGGATTTGAGTGAATTCAATGAGTGGAAATTAGGGTTTACGTTGGATGGGAAAATTGATGAAATGGAGAGTCTTTTTAAGGAGAATGATGCTATGGAGAGTGTTTATAAAAGGGTTGTTCCAAATACTATTGATCATGAAACTTTTTGGTATAGGTATTATTATAAGGTTTATAGGATTAAGAAAGCTGAAGATCTAAGGGCTAGGCTTGTTAGGAGAATATCCAGGGAAGAAGAGGATTTGAGTTGggatgttgaagatgatgacgatgaTCGTGGTGATGTAGATGAAGAGAAATATGAAGGCGAAGCTAAAACAGATATTGTGATCGATAAGGAAATTGGTGGTGAAAATGTGGGAAAAAGGGTAGATACTGATTTGAAAATTGGTGCCTCTGATTCTGGTGTTAGTGATGAGGAGGGAAGAAAGAGATTGAGTGTGGAAGAGGTGCAGCATCCTGGTGTAGAGGAGTCTAAAGTAGAAAAGAGAGATGATTTATCGCAAAGCAAGGAACTTGGCAATGAGATGGATAAGTCTGTTGAAGAATCACGAGTTGTTGAGAAAGCTGAAGTTGTACAAGAGATGGGTAGTGGAAATGAGGTAATTACTGAGAAGGCTGGAGTTGATAAAACATTGAAGTTAAAAGTGGATGATGTTGGGAAGAAGGATGATTCTGCGGGTGAGTCTGAGGAGAGAGTGATAAATATGGAAACGAAAGCGGGTGACGGAAAATCTTCTAGTAGTAATAATAACGAGTCTTCAGTGGTTGGAAGTCAGCACATGGaaaatgaagaggaggaggaggatCTTGGGTGGGATGATATAGAAGATCTTAGCAGTATTgatgaaaagaaagaaactcAGAGTGGTAGCGCCACCGCCAGCAAGGTTGATTTGCGGAAACGCCTTAGTACTGCAGAGGATGATGAAGACTTGAGTTGGGAcattgaagatgatgacgagccTGATAAGGCTTGA